A single genomic interval of Rhinatrema bivittatum chromosome 12, aRhiBiv1.1, whole genome shotgun sequence harbors:
- the DYRK3 gene encoding dual specificity tyrosine-phosphorylation-regulated kinase 3 produces MMLLTRKADGPIAAVRFGDGLYDSYMRIDDIGTQDTENEERTSLPLLGKLTMNSSKLIMKEQPLLVGSQSQVKLQQLFEDSGNRRTNPGLQSTGGQGSERSFPPLVKDKSMDSSSTIKSGDGSNRSTRTLPLTSEQALKQYKHQLSAFEQQEIGSFSEIYFVGPNAKKRPGGVGGSNNGGYDDDQGGYVLVPHDHLAYRYEVIKVIGKGSFGQVAKVYDHKLHQHCALKIVRNEKRFHRQAAEEIRILEHLKKQDKMGAMNVIHMLESFTFRSHICMTFELLSINLYELIKRNKFQGFSLQLVRKFAHTILQCLEALHKSKIIHCDLKPENILLKQQGRSGIKVIDFGSSCFEHQRVYTYIQSRFYRAPEVILGSRYGMPIDMWSLGCILVELLTGYPLFPGEDEGDQLACMMELLGMPPTKLLEQSKRAKNFVNSKGYPRYCTVTTLPDGTVTLTGNRSRRGKMRGSPGSKDWVAALKGCDDPLFIGFLKECLKWEPSARMTPSQALRHPWICKRVPKIPSLDKASAKRISSHSGSFPGIGSKLPPVAGLASKLRANLMNDSVGSLPLRTVLPKLVS; encoded by the coding sequence ATGAATAGCAGTAAATTGATAATGAAGGAGCAGCCACTGCTGGTGGGAAGCCAAAGTCAAGTCAAGTTGCAGCAGTTGTTTGAAGACTCTGGCAACAGGAGAACTAACCCtggactgcagtccacaggaGGCCAGGGTTCAGAGAGATCATTCCCCCCCCTGGTGAAAGACAAAAGCATGGACAGCTCGAGCACCATCAAATCTGGTGATGGTTCCAACAGATCCACCAGGACTCTTCCTCTGACTTCAGAGCAGGCACTGAAACAGTACAAGCACCAGCTGAGTGCCTTTGAGCAGCAGGAAATTGGTAGCTTTTCTGAAATCTACTTTGTGGGACCAAATGCAAAGAAGAGACCTGGTGGTGTTGGGGGCTCCAACAATGGTGGTTATGATGATGACCAAGGAGGCTATGTTCTTGTGCCCCATGATCACCTGGCTTATCGCTATGAGGTTATCAAGGTCATTGGTAAAGGTAGTTTTGGCCAAGTCGCCAAGGTGTACGACCACAAGCTCCACCAGCACTGTGCCCTGAAGATAGTGCGCAATGAGAAGAGGTTCCATCGTCAGGCAGCAGAGGAGATCCGTATCCTAGAGCACCTCAAAAAACAGGACAAAATGGGAGCGATGAATGTAATTCACATGCTGGAGAGCTTCACCTTCCGCAGCCACATTTGCATGACTTTTGAACTGTTGAGTATAAACCTCTATGAGCTGATCAAGAGGAACAAGTTCCAGGGTTTTAGTCTACAGCTCGTACGTAAATTTGCCCACACCATCCTACAGTGCCTAGAGGCGCTCCACAAAAGCAAAATAATCCACTGTGACCTAAAGCCAGAAAACATCCTTCtgaaacagcaaggccgcagtgGCATCAAGGTGATTGATTTTGGCTCTAGTTGTTTTGAGCACCAAAGGGTCTACACTTACATCCAGTCCCGGTTTTATCGGGCACCAGAAGTCATCTTAGGGAGTCGTTATGGCATGCCCATAGACATGTGGAGTTTGGGATGCATTCTAGTGGAGTTGCTCACTGGGTACCCCCTTTTCCCTGGGGAAGATGAAGGAGACCAACTGGCTTGCATGATGGAGCTCCTAGGAATGCCACCTACAAAACTACTGGAGCAATCCAAGCGGGCCAAGAATTTTGTCAACTCCAAAGGTTACCCCCGTTACTGCACTGTTACCACACTCCCAGATGGGACGGTGACCCTCACCGGGAACAGATCCCGCAGGGGCAAAATGCGGGGCTCGCCTGGAAGCAAAGACTGGGTAGCAGCCTTAAAAGGTTGTGACGACCCTTTGTTTATTGGCTTCCTAAAGGAATGTCTTAAGTGGGAGCCATCTGCTCGAATGACTCCCAGTCAAGCACTAAGGCACCCTTGGATCTGCAAACGTGTACCCAAAATTCCTAGTTTAGACAAGGCCTCAGCAAAACGGATTTCAAGTCATAGTGGCTCCTTCCCAGGAATAGGATCAAAATTACCTCCTGTAGCTGGTTTGGCCAGCAAACTGAGAGCAAACTTGATGAACGACTCAGTTGGAAGCCTCCCCTTACGGACTGTTCTGCCCAAACTGGTTAGTTAA